From the Tripterygium wilfordii isolate XIE 37 chromosome 6, ASM1340144v1, whole genome shotgun sequence genome, one window contains:
- the LOC120001053 gene encoding outer envelope pore protein 24A, chloroplastic-like isoform X1, producing the protein MKASLKGRYELDKSSAAATLAVGAGDVKLRASMTEATFAKGPSLSGLALAVEKPGFFIIDYNVPKKDFRFQFMNTVRVAEKPLNLTYIHSRGDSRTILDGNLVFDSANKVSANYMLGTGNCKLKYTYVHGGVATFEPCYDLAKNSWDFAASRKVYDDDVFKATYQTSSKLLGLEWARNSKVNGNFKISASLNLAEELKIPKLVAETTWNFEM; encoded by the exons ATGAAGGCGTCTCTCAAGGGCAGGTACGAATTGGACAAAAGCAGCGCCGCTGCCACTCTTGCCGTTGGAGCCGGAGATGTCAAGCTTCGGGCTTCCATGACCGAGGCTACCTTCGCCAAAGGCCCCAGCTTAAGTGGGTTGGCTCTAGCCGTTGAAAAACCTGGCTTCTTTATCATCGACTACAACGTCCCCAAAAAG GATTTCAGGTTTCAGTTTATGAACACAGTTAGGGTTGCGGAGAAACCATTGAATCTGACTTACATCCACAGCAGAGGGGATAGCCGGACAATACTGGATGGGAATCTTGTGTTTGATTCTGCAAACAAGGTTTCAGCTAATTACATGCTTGGTACAGGCAATTGCAAGTTGAAGTATACTTACGTGCATGGCGGGGTAGCTACATTTGAGCCCTGCTACGATTTGGCGAAGAATTCTTGGGATTTTGCAGCGTCTCGGAAGGTTTATGACGATGACGTATTTAAGGCTACTTATCAGACATCAAGCAAGTTGTTGGGTCTGGAGTGGGCAAGGAATTCAAAAGTAAATGGGAATTTCAAG ATATCTGCATCCCTCAATCTGGCTGAAGAATTAAAAATACCAAAGTTAGTTGCAGAGACTACCTGGAACTTTGAGATGTGA
- the LOC120001052 gene encoding transcription repressor OFP7-like — translation MYVITWIWSLLQALGHILLFYFFNTNSVCPASQRPASPSYKWSGISSNTERTQSMHPVPHMAKSLKLKFSRVIPSLQFCRQKNPSTFPENPIIGKYRLSPLNPKTREIAYPNLPAPPPPPSTPEDSFVKRGVSNKIASVGCGCGSSQCIEHSSFEDCSSESIEPRYVINYVPKPRRKTYGETSTRKKDSRKKENESGWFSSEEEETEETESPQSSSMTFSNNSSYDFNQAIESRTEKSDTDQCRPMKNKKGNVKKIRKLKRHVSFSKPKIVKNESRVKVLAQRSGTPYTVEEKVKDSVAVVKKSMDPYEDFKMSMLEMILEKQMFEDNDLEQLLQCFLSLNSRQYHVVIVEAFTEIWKALFADHILL, via the coding sequence ATGTACGTCATCACTTGGATTTGGTCATTGCTCCAGGCTTTAGGTCATAttctccttttttatttttttaacacaaATAGCGTGTGCCCTGCATCTCAAAGGCCGGCCTCTCCTTCTTATAAATGGTCTGGCATTTCGTCGAACACTGAGAGAACACAGTCGATGCATCCAGTTCCACATATGGCTAAGAGCCTCAAGCTTAAGTTCTCTCGCGTTATACCTTCACTTCAATTCTGTCGTCAGAAAAACCCTTCTACTTTCCCGGAAAATCCAATTATTGGAAAATATAGGCTCTCTCCTCTGAACCCCAAAACTCGTGAAATTGCCTACCCTAACCTCCCggctccacctccacctccgtCAACACCGGAAGATTCGTTCGTCAAACGTGGCGTGTCTAACAAGATCGCATCCGTCGGCTGTGGATGCGGATCGAGCCAATGCATTGAGCATTCGTCTTTTGAAGATTGTAGCTCCGAGTCAATAGAACCGCGATATGTGATCAATTACGTCCCCAAACCTCGCCGGAAAACCTACGGTGAAACGTCAACCAGAAAGAAAGATAGTAGAAAGAAGGAGAATGAAAGCGGCTGGTTCAGCAGCGAAGAAGAGGAAACCGAAGAGACTGAATCTCCCCAATCTTCTTCGATGACCTTCTCGAATAATTCCTCTTATGATTTCAATCAAGCAATTGAGAGCAGAACAGAGAAATCCGATACTGATCAATGTAGGCCAATGAAAAACAAGAAAGGCAATGTAAAGAAGATCCGGAAGTTGAAACGCCACGTTTCGTTTTCCAAGCCGAAGATAGTGAAGAATGAGTCTCGGGTGAAGGTATTGGCGCAGCGGAGTGGTACACCATACACGGTGGAGGAAAAGGTGAAGGACAGCGTGGCGGTGGTGAAGAAATCGATGGATCCGTACGAGGACTTCAAGATGTCAATGCTGGAGATGATACTGGAGAAGCAAATGTTCGAGGACAATGATTTGGAGCAGCTGTTGCAGTGTTTTCTGTCTTTGAATTCGAGGCAGTATCACGTCGTGATCGTGGAGGCGTTCACAGAGATTTGGAAGGCCTTGTTCGCTGATCATATCCTTCTGTAA
- the LOC120001053 gene encoding outer envelope pore protein 24A, chloroplastic-like isoform X2 produces the protein MKASLKGRYELDKSSAAATLAVGAGDVKLRASMTEATFAKGPSLSGLALAVEKPGFFIIDYNVPKKDFRFQFMNTVRVAEKPLNLTYIHSRGDSRTILDGNLVFDSANKVSANYMLGTGNCKLKYTYVHGGVATFEPCYDLAKNSWDFAASRKVYDDDVFKATYQTSSKLLGLEWARNSKVNGNFKDM, from the exons ATGAAGGCGTCTCTCAAGGGCAGGTACGAATTGGACAAAAGCAGCGCCGCTGCCACTCTTGCCGTTGGAGCCGGAGATGTCAAGCTTCGGGCTTCCATGACCGAGGCTACCTTCGCCAAAGGCCCCAGCTTAAGTGGGTTGGCTCTAGCCGTTGAAAAACCTGGCTTCTTTATCATCGACTACAACGTCCCCAAAAAG GATTTCAGGTTTCAGTTTATGAACACAGTTAGGGTTGCGGAGAAACCATTGAATCTGACTTACATCCACAGCAGAGGGGATAGCCGGACAATACTGGATGGGAATCTTGTGTTTGATTCTGCAAACAAGGTTTCAGCTAATTACATGCTTGGTACAGGCAATTGCAAGTTGAAGTATACTTACGTGCATGGCGGGGTAGCTACATTTGAGCCCTGCTACGATTTGGCGAAGAATTCTTGGGATTTTGCAGCGTCTCGGAAGGTTTATGACGATGACGTATTTAAGGCTACTTATCAGACATCAAGCAAGTTGTTGGGTCTGGAGTGGGCAAGGAATTCAAAAGTAAATGGGAATTTCAAG GACATGTAG